In the Muricauda sp. MAR_2010_75 genome, one interval contains:
- a CDS encoding twin-arginine translocase TatA/TatE family subunit — protein sequence MHILFISGAEIFFILFIVVMVFGADKIPGIAKGLGKGMRQLRDATDDIKREIQKSADKQGIDTDFTKDIRKEIDDVKKNVDEVTGSVKRNLK from the coding sequence ATGCATATTCTATTCATAAGTGGCGCAGAGATTTTTTTCATCCTATTTATAGTGGTGATGGTCTTTGGCGCCGATAAAATTCCTGGGATTGCCAAAGGACTTGGCAAGGGAATGCGCCAACTTCGGGATGCAACCGATGATATTAAGCGCGAAATCCAAAAAAGTGCCGACAAGCAGGGCATTGATACCGATTTTACCAAGGATATCCGGAAAGAAATCGATGATGTCAAGAAAAATGTGGATGAGGTCACAGGTTCGGTAAAAAGAAATCTCAAATAA
- a CDS encoding phosphatase PAP2 family protein, with protein MLKKVLEWDRDTFIYLNSLGIEEYDGFWSTITNIATWTPLFILFLVLLFLKFPKREAWFKLLTLIGLVLFITAITHWTKISVARLRPNNTEEINTLIRILKTPTDYSFFSGHASSSFSITTLVFLFLREKVKWVILFFIWPILFAMSRIYVGVHFPIDILVGTVVGLLSGLLFYKLYNRFISPYSGSTHP; from the coding sequence ATGTTAAAAAAAGTGCTCGAATGGGATAGGGACACGTTTATCTATCTCAATAGTTTGGGCATTGAGGAATATGATGGGTTTTGGTCCACCATTACCAATATTGCCACATGGACCCCACTTTTTATCCTTTTTCTCGTATTACTGTTCCTGAAATTTCCAAAAAGGGAAGCTTGGTTTAAACTTTTGACCCTGATCGGTTTGGTGCTTTTTATCACAGCCATAACCCATTGGACCAAAATATCAGTGGCCCGCTTGCGGCCCAACAACACAGAGGAAATCAATACCTTGATTCGAATCCTAAAAACACCAACAGACTATAGTTTTTTTTCTGGGCATGCTTCGAGTTCCTTTTCCATAACCACTTTGGTATTTCTTTTCTTGAGAGAAAAAGTAAAGTGGGTTATTTTATTTTTTATCTGGCCTATTTTGTTCGCCATGAGCCGAATCTATGTAGGGGTGCACTTCCCCATCGATATTTTAGTGGGTACAGTGGTAGGATTGCTTTCAGGACTGCTTTTTTATAAGCTGTACAACCGATTTATTTCACCCTACTCAGGGTCAACCCATCCCTAA
- a CDS encoding O-methyltransferase has product MHFLSNILEDYIEEHSQTEPELLAELSRETHLKVLQPRMITGHFQGRVLSLLSKIIAPQNILEIGTYTGYSAICLAEGLRNNGELHTIEINEELHGFQRKYFDRSDFGPKIIQHTGDALNIIPKLELTFDLVFIDAQKVNYDAYFEAAIQKTKPGSVILSDNVLWSGKVVEPVPKSDKATLALKAYNKKLQNDPRVDTVLLPIRDGLTLSRVK; this is encoded by the coding sequence ATGCATTTCCTGTCCAACATACTGGAAGACTATATAGAGGAACACTCCCAAACAGAACCCGAACTATTGGCGGAGTTATCACGGGAGACCCATTTAAAGGTATTGCAGCCACGCATGATCACTGGGCATTTTCAAGGTCGGGTTTTGAGTCTGCTCTCCAAAATCATCGCTCCCCAAAATATCTTGGAAATAGGAACCTATACGGGGTATTCTGCTATTTGTTTGGCGGAAGGACTCCGCAACAACGGAGAATTGCACACTATTGAAATCAATGAGGAACTGCACGGTTTTCAACGTAAGTATTTTGATAGAAGTGATTTTGGGCCCAAAATCATTCAACATACGGGAGATGCGTTGAACATCATCCCAAAACTGGAACTCACCTTTGATTTAGTTTTTATTGATGCCCAAAAAGTGAACTATGACGCCTATTTTGAGGCCGCTATTCAAAAAACGAAACCGGGCAGTGTTATTTTATCGGACAATGTGTTGTGGTCCGGGAAGGTGGTGGAACCTGTTCCAAAATCGGATAAAGCGACCCTTGCCTTGAAGGCGTACAACAAAAAACTGCAAAATGACCCCAGAGTTGACACGGTATTGCTGCCCATTAGGGATGGGTTGACCCTGAGTAGGGTGAAATAA
- a CDS encoding GNAT family N-acetyltransferase, whose protein sequence is MTSDQITIRNATLEDLSILLHFEQGIITAERPYDVTIKEDPISYYDLKQMILDDSSCVVVAETEGKVVSSGYAISKRARNYLNHEYYAYLGFMYTDPEYRGRGINALIVEELKKWSEEKGLKEIRLTVYSDNLPAIKAYEKVGFKKHIIEMRLE, encoded by the coding sequence ATGACTTCAGACCAAATCACAATTCGTAATGCAACTTTGGAGGATTTGTCCATCCTGCTGCATTTTGAACAAGGCATCATCACTGCAGAACGACCATACGACGTAACCATCAAAGAAGATCCTATAAGTTATTATGACCTCAAACAAATGATTTTGGATGATAGCAGCTGTGTTGTTGTGGCAGAAACGGAAGGGAAAGTGGTGTCCTCCGGATATGCCATTTCCAAACGGGCAAGGAATTACCTAAATCATGAGTATTATGCTTATTTGGGCTTTATGTACACTGATCCAGAATACAGAGGTAGGGGTATTAATGCCCTTATTGTGGAAGAACTGAAAAAATGGTCCGAAGAAAAAGGTTTAAAAGAGATTCGATTGACGGTCTACAGCGATAATCTTCCTGCCATAAAGGCTTATGAAAAGGTGGGATTTAAAAAGCACATCATTGAAATGCGCTTAGAATGA
- the kynU gene encoding kynureninase: protein MTFQNTLEFAQQLDAKDRLFKYRQEFHYPKVNGKDVIYFTGNSLGLQPKRTQKFVDEVMKDWRELAVEGHFYADKPWWDYHERLASGLGKVVGASPKEVSVMNTLTVNLHLLMVSFYRPTAKRFKILCEEKAFPSDQYMLQSQLRFHGLDPKDALVEFKKREGEHFWRTEDILEKINEVGEELALVLMGGVNYYNGQVLDMEAITKAGKSVGAFVGWDLAHAVGNVKLNLHDWDADFAAWCSYKYMNSGPGNASGIFVHEKHLGKKDIPRFEGWWGTKKETRFLMEPEFDPIESADAWQLSNPPILSLAPYLASLELFDEVGMDALIEKQRTIVDYLEFILHEIDKQVESSFEIITPKERGCQLSVFLHGEGRPLFDYLMKNGVITDWREPNVIRLAPAPFYCSFEDMFRFGQILKAGIQDK from the coding sequence ATGACATTCCAAAATACCCTTGAGTTTGCGCAGCAGTTGGATGCTAAGGACAGGCTTTTCAAATACCGACAAGAATTTCACTATCCCAAGGTAAACGGAAAGGATGTCATCTATTTTACAGGCAATTCCTTGGGGTTGCAGCCCAAACGAACCCAAAAATTTGTGGACGAGGTGATGAAGGATTGGCGCGAATTGGCTGTGGAAGGGCATTTTTATGCGGACAAACCTTGGTGGGATTATCACGAGCGATTGGCATCAGGCTTGGGGAAGGTTGTGGGCGCAAGCCCAAAAGAGGTTTCAGTGATGAACACCCTGACCGTAAATCTCCACCTTTTGATGGTGTCTTTTTATCGCCCTACCGCAAAACGGTTCAAAATTCTGTGTGAAGAAAAGGCATTTCCCTCCGATCAGTATATGTTGCAGAGTCAATTGCGATTTCATGGTCTGGACCCAAAAGATGCCCTAGTTGAGTTCAAAAAGCGGGAAGGGGAACATTTTTGGCGAACAGAGGATATCCTTGAAAAAATCAATGAAGTAGGAGAGGAGCTCGCCTTGGTGTTGATGGGCGGTGTAAACTATTACAACGGTCAGGTGTTGGATATGGAAGCCATCACCAAAGCGGGAAAATCAGTAGGCGCTTTTGTAGGTTGGGATTTGGCCCATGCTGTGGGCAACGTAAAATTGAACCTGCACGATTGGGATGCCGACTTTGCCGCTTGGTGCAGCTATAAATATATGAACAGTGGGCCTGGAAATGCTTCGGGTATTTTTGTGCACGAAAAGCATTTGGGCAAAAAAGACATTCCCCGTTTTGAAGGGTGGTGGGGCACCAAAAAAGAAACTCGGTTTTTAATGGAACCTGAATTTGACCCCATTGAATCGGCAGATGCGTGGCAATTGAGCAACCCTCCCATATTGTCCCTGGCGCCATACTTGGCGTCTTTGGAATTGTTTGATGAAGTGGGTATGGATGCCCTTATTGAAAAGCAAAGGACCATTGTGGACTATTTGGAGTTCATTTTGCATGAAATCGACAAACAAGTGGAAAGTTCATTTGAAATCATCACTCCAAAAGAACGTGGTTGTCAGCTTTCTGTTTTTTTGCATGGCGAAGGACGGCCTCTGTTCGATTATCTTATGAAAAACGGAGTCATCACCGATTGGCGTGAGCCTAATGTTATTCGATTGGCCCCAGCCCCGTTCTATTGCTCTTTTGAGGATATGTTCCGTTTTGGTCAGATTTTAAAAGCTGGAATACAGGACAAATAA
- a CDS encoding MFS transporter — protein sequence MKSLWLILSKPRYFGAAWVFTSINIWFGTWAIYIPSVKEKLGIDKADLGIALFCLSLGVFTIFPVASKIINKLGVGRASWYGVVFVSVTAMLPLMASNYYLLMAALYLFGASNGFIDIAINTLVTEIEKEEKQNFMSAAHGFFSLGGILVGLGSFLIPVIGNPVLHMGITVILVFVINFFLKKHYIHVVAAPVEKEPFSLKLFKPLLLLGIIGFVSFGGEGAIIDWSALYLKEMTMAPEMLIGAGFLAFSTTMTLGRFLGDGISAKIGPIKIVGLGAFIAAIGFVLVLTQQTTWSIIGFAFCGLGFSVIVPELFRIGGNVKGVDSSQGVAFIAGAGYMGFLLGPVILGFVAESSSLNYSFIILLCLALLVLGITFFLQKKRK from the coding sequence ATGAAATCCCTGTGGCTCATTTTATCCAAACCAAGATATTTTGGGGCGGCATGGGTATTTACCAGTATCAATATTTGGTTCGGTACCTGGGCCATTTATATCCCTTCCGTCAAGGAAAAATTGGGCATAGATAAGGCTGATTTGGGCATCGCTTTATTTTGCTTGTCTTTAGGAGTTTTTACCATTTTCCCAGTGGCTTCCAAGATCATCAACAAACTTGGTGTGGGCCGGGCATCGTGGTACGGGGTGGTGTTTGTCTCCGTAACGGCCATGTTGCCCCTTATGGCATCCAATTATTATTTGTTGATGGCGGCTTTGTACCTTTTTGGTGCCAGTAATGGTTTTATTGATATAGCCATTAATACTTTGGTCACGGAGATTGAAAAAGAGGAGAAGCAAAATTTTATGTCAGCCGCACATGGTTTTTTTAGTTTGGGTGGTATTTTGGTGGGGCTGGGCAGTTTTCTGATCCCAGTGATTGGAAACCCCGTTTTGCACATGGGCATTACCGTGATTTTGGTATTTGTCATCAATTTTTTTCTGAAGAAACATTACATCCACGTAGTGGCCGCCCCAGTGGAAAAGGAACCTTTTAGTCTAAAACTCTTTAAACCCCTATTATTGTTGGGCATTATTGGTTTTGTTTCGTTTGGTGGGGAGGGTGCTATCATTGATTGGAGCGCACTCTACCTAAAAGAAATGACCATGGCCCCTGAAATGCTCATTGGAGCCGGATTTTTGGCATTTTCAACTACAATGACTTTGGGTCGGTTTCTTGGAGATGGAATCAGTGCCAAAATCGGTCCCATAAAAATAGTGGGACTGGGTGCTTTTATTGCAGCTATTGGTTTTGTTTTGGTATTGACACAGCAGACCACATGGTCCATTATCGGCTTCGCTTTTTGCGGTCTCGGTTTCTCGGTAATTGTTCCCGAATTATTCCGAATTGGGGGCAATGTAAAGGGAGTGGATTCCTCTCAAGGGGTTGCTTTTATTGCAGGAGCGGGTTATATGGGCTTTTTGTTGGGTCCGGTGATTCTAGGATTTGTTGCCGAAAGTTCTTCCCTGAACTACAGTTTTATTATACTACTTTGCTTGGCCCTACTGGTTTTGGGGATTACATTTTTCCTTCAGAAAAAACGAAAATAA
- a CDS encoding RNA polymerase sigma factor, producing MTFLKRLFLIIISNPDKASLETEDLCTHLSDEELVEQIVANNDPLLFGLLYDRYAKMVYNKCCGFAKSDDEAEDLTQDVFLQLFIKLKMFKRKSKFSTWLYSFTYNFCVNYVNRNKQRKMRDQSIPVEATEYKLKTEVPDESLYEMKAEKLKKALELISVEDKSLLLLKYQDGASIKELVSLMEIGESAVKMRLKRAKEKLMQIYNTLQ from the coding sequence GTGACTTTTCTTAAAAGGCTGTTTCTAATAATTATAAGTAACCCCGACAAAGCATCTTTGGAAACGGAAGACCTGTGTACCCATCTTTCGGATGAGGAATTAGTGGAACAGATAGTTGCAAACAATGACCCTTTGCTGTTTGGTCTATTGTATGATCGTTATGCCAAAATGGTGTACAATAAATGCTGTGGTTTTGCCAAATCGGACGACGAAGCCGAGGATTTGACCCAAGATGTTTTTTTACAGTTGTTCATTAAATTGAAAATGTTCAAAAGGAAGTCCAAATTCTCAACGTGGTTATATTCCTTCACCTATAATTTTTGTGTCAACTATGTAAACCGGAACAAACAGCGTAAGATGCGGGATCAATCAATTCCGGTAGAAGCAACTGAATACAAGTTGAAGACCGAAGTTCCCGATGAGAGCCTATATGAAATGAAAGCCGAGAAGCTAAAAAAAGCCTTGGAGCTGATTTCAGTTGAAGATAAATCACTTTTATTGCTGAAGTATCAAGATGGCGCCAGTATCAAAGAATTGGTAAGCCTAATGGAGATTGGGGAAAGTGCGGTGAAAATGCGATTAAAGCGCGCAAAGGAAAAACTAATGCAAATCTATAATACCCTACAATAG